In Capsicum annuum cultivar UCD-10X-F1 unplaced genomic scaffold, UCD10Xv1.1 ctg2586, whole genome shotgun sequence, the sequence AACTATTCATCCTTGGACTCACTCAATTCCTGAGGAAAGAATTGGTCCAGGAAGGCTTCCGCAATTTCGTTCCATGTAGAAGGCTCATTATTCTTACCCATCAAATCTTCTCACTCAATGTACCACTGATTTTATTCCTCATTCAATTAGTAAGCCGCTATTTTAACCCCTTATATTTTATCCACATGCATCACTcgaaagattttctccatctcctCTACGAACTCTTatggatccttctccacctttgtaccagtaaacttaggcgggttcatcctcataaacTAACCCACCCGTGTAGCCTCAGATGTGAAAGACGAAGACCCAACATTCTCCAACCATCGAGCCTATGAAGTCACCAACTATTCAATCATATGCATTGACTGTCTGAACTCAGTATTTGATATCTCTctctagggaggttgggtatgGTTAGTCCCGGACCGGGGAGCTCTAGGTGCTCTAGGTGGACTGGACTGAACTGGAGGAACTCCCAGAGAAGCAACAAAATCAGGAGTGTGAGCCCTATCACGTCTCCTCATCTCGTGGGTAGGACGGAGATCTTCATTTTGGGCATTCTGATCATTGGAGTGGCGTAGAGGCATgatgaatttctaaaatataagaGACCATTGATTAGAGGGCATTCACACTCTATAACACGAACTAAACCACAAagaaaggaaacattcctaaatgcctagtagtcTCCTGCCTATatgtgtggcgcgctacacacccataaataagacacTACCCGATGtaattttgtagacaccctgggaccatgctatgatactaagtttgtcacgatCCTAGACGGGACGCTAGCCATGATGAGCATCGTAAACCATAGTGATTCGGACACTCTTCTATATCTGGTTATCATGCACAATactcaaataataaagaaaaggtgCGGAAATGAAataaacggaatcatggtcataaatttgaaatctatttaataaaatggaaataaattttcaacatctaaatattttctctttcatttatgAAAGTCCCTACTACATAAGACATAAATAAACTGTCAGAATTCTGGGACAATGCCCCCAGTGAACCTAaagcaaaataaataacaaataactCAAAAGTATTAGGGCTCCTAGAATacagaaggctcaccaactgcaatcTTTACTTCTATCTGAAAACTCTATCGCTTAGCAGGAcctcagaccctaaaatatagggggccAATACAATTGTATTGGTACACAGAGAAATTCCAACATAacaatttttattcaacataggtGGGAGCAGTTTAGAAACAGTTTATAAATTTACATATGCAAAGGAGTTACATGGGTAtatttaaaagactctgaacCATTATCTGAACTCCATGACACACCCTTTggttttacttctgtgctaggtggtgtaccctacaactctgaaatcccatgggctatatgaaatctttCCTTAACTTGAAAGGTAAGACCCCAAATTGAGTTTTCCGCAAGGGTTGtaggcactaggccagcgtataatccctctaggggaTATAATgaacccatatcggcaaaacatgattttaggctagaagtcaattgaactcaagccttctttgggAAACCATCTAACCCTCTTCAAGCCCATTCTTAGCtctttaaaacatgatttctctAAAACAAAGTCTGAAACTCTTACTCTATTATGgaatacatttatatggtatcgtcatatcattaACTTGCAAGTCAAATCATTAAGCCTTAAAATATCATATTATAAtatcttctttcaaaacataaagtttagacCACCATACTTGAAACCATTCAAGAAGACTCGtacttcaaaacatatgtcaatttattcaaaaaatatctcTTGTCATCACTTCAACACACCTATTGTGGTCATGTATTTTGTAACAAGTCATGCAATTCTTTTAGCAATTCTCTTATCATTTAACATCAAGTAAACTACCCCCTCTTGAGTTCAAAATCATTATCAAGTCCTAAGCCAAAATCAAACATTCATATCCTGCTCCCCAAAATGAAATAGTATAGTCCATAACACATATAGaaacaaataaattaacaacAAGATGTAGAATgttaaatttgaaaaagtttACTAAATATCGAAAACGTGTCTCTTTCTGGAACATaataaagaaaagtaagatatTTAAATTGAGATGAAGGAGTAGCAGATTTTAAAACCAAACATAAGATTGTTGAGTTTTTATATAACCAAAACCTTATATAAAATTGGTACTATTTATTAAAGTAACGTAATGAAGATTactttttatttatagatgaaaataattttataaggAGTATATCAAAACGAAAAGGCAAAATAGTCTCGTGGATCCCTGTACTTGTTCTCGTTTGTAAAGTGAACACTTCTACTTAGccttttgtcatctgaacccttcaacccaacaaaattcaacattttgaaCCCTTGTTATGCATATGTGGCATTAAATTGCTGAGTTGGCAAAAAAGTGTCTGAGTttccaaaactcatatttacacGCATTTTTAAGCATGTGGTTcggtattttaaattttaaaatatttttaaaaaatttaaaataataaatttaaaaagaattaaaaaaagttttaaatttcagCCCCCTCCCCCAGTCCAGTATCCCTCACCCCTTCCCCCATCCCTCACCCCGTCCAGCACCCACCCCTACCCTCCTCACTTGGTCCAGCACCTCCCCCCATCTCCCTCCATCCACCCTTGTCCAGCACCCCACCACTCCGTCCAGCAACCCTCACCCCCATCCAGCATCTTCTTCATGGGTCGCCACCCCCTAGGGTTAACCGAAATGGGTGTTAGGGGTTtggattgaaattgaaaaaattgatCTATTTTGGGCTGAAATGGTGGAGGAGATGGATGATGATCATAGGTGATGGTTGTAGGAGAACCAGGGGAGGAAGAAATGGGGTTGAAATTAGAACAATTTTCTTGAGAGCCCTTATGACCAATAATCCATTCGTTGGCTTTGATAATATCACCACCGATTGCCGTCTAAGCTTCAGCAGCGATGTCATCGGAAAACCCCACGCTTATAAGCTACTGATCAACCATAGTGTTGGTTATGTTTCCCGCTTACGCTTGGCGCTATTTGGTGGATGATGAAAAATTTATCAAGGACCCCCCGGCCCCCCAAACTCCCGTCTATCACCTCCACCCCAACTACCACGTCAGCCAAACCCAGCCCCCCAAATATACTATATAACTTTAgagtattatcaatttttaatttattatataaattttgtaatAGTATGAAAGAgaattgaatttttaaattttatcaatttattttttaataataaaaaacaataatttttttaatattataaacttTTAATCTGTATTTTtaatctaaaattatttttaaaaaatttaaaatttagaaattttataaTGTTAAAAgagagatgaattttatttttaaaaataaaattttaatttattattttattttttgcttgataTTATTGCTTAATAATccaataaattaaataatgaagCTATTATCACATGTCAGTGACATGGATATGACGTGACAATTGTTTTTAGGAGAGCGAGTCACACACATGGTCTGAAGGGTTCAAAATGTTGTATTTTGTTGGATTGAAGAGTTCAAATGGCAAATGGCTAATAGTAGTGTCCACTTTACAAACGAGAACAAGTACAGGGGTCCACGAGACCATTTCGCCAaacaaaaaatactataaatatgaaTAAGAAAGCCAATTAGATTActctttataaatttttttcattataaatttttAGCAAAATTTAGTAATAGTGAAAATTTATGAACAATATATTTTGATGTGCCATTAggttttattaattaaaattaaaagaatataatacaattaagtttttaaattaaaatattattatttttatatttaaaatttgggTCTGGGCTTAGCACGGGCCACGAATAACTagtagattatagatatagatatagattagttTATGTTGGATGGTAGATGGAACAACTAAATCATTAAtagttaaatcaacataattATTCTATGCATTACTAATAAGTGCATACCTCTAACCAACAACCAAACGACCAAGTATCGAATTGTGGACTACGTTAAGTCAAATTTGCCAATGCTTGACCCTCCAGTTACATCCTCATGCATAATACTAGATTATATTCTACCATGATTTTAATAAAGTATGGCGGAGTTTACAAAGTAATCGCTAGTCTGAAGTTTGATAAGAAAGACCATCTTACATTATCATGAGAATTATTCTAGGAAAACAAATGTTTAAGAAACTACACTTTTCGACTATCTTACATAATCTATAACGATGTCTTGATCAACAGAGAGAGCTGCAGTTTTGGAACTATATTACAATGCAAAATGAACTACATATCTTGCTCCTTTTCTGCAGTTTTGGAACTATATTACAATGCAAAATGAACTACATATCTTGCTCCTTTTCTTCTGATGTGGTCATCGTTCTTTTTTATACTCCTTCAGTTCCCTCTGGTACCTTTCCTTGTCTTCGATCCCATAGATTTGATATACCTGTAGTATGAATAGATCAACCATCAGTATCAATATCTAAGGGCAGTCTGGTGCACTAAAACTCCCACTATATGCAAGATTCATGGAAGGGGCAGACCACAAAAGTCTATTTTACGTAGTCTTACCCTAAATTCTTGCAATAGATTGTTTCTATGGCTTGAACATATGACCTCATGGTCACAGACAAAAATTTTACTAGTTACTCCTAGACTCCCCTTCAATCAATATCAATGTCCCTATATAATCTAATTTTTGCTTAATGGTCGAGATTGAGTATACAACAACTATGTTTCAATCACAAGCTAGTTGGGGACGAATATATGAATCTTTTACTGTCCATGTCACTCAAGATCCTACGTTCTCAATTTATTATAAATCTTTATAATACCGGATGGTACTAAATGATCGAGTTTGAGCATGCGTACCTTTTTTTCTTCAGGAGATAGATTGTACCAAGATTGAGCAATCTTCTTTGTGAATTCCTTTCCTCTACGCAAACGAAGAGATTTGAGCATGGAATGCTGTTCAGCAACGAAGAAGTTGTATCCACTAGATTTTGGGAAATTAGCGTCTCTCGTCTTCCTCCTCTTGTTCCCCAAACCTGAATTGGAAGGTGCAACTGAGTGACAAGTTTGTCCAGATAATCCGGAAGAAGATGACGGAGCTTGTTGGTATTGATGGTAAAGTACTCCATTAAGAACTTCAGATCCAAGTTTGATAGATACGAGATAACCATCGTCAAATTTGCCATAAATTGTCCCTTCTGCTTGGAAACTCATTGATCCTAAATACACAAGAGAATATTAGAACAATCAATGTGAGAAACCATTGAGTTATGTAAAATGAACAGTCATGTGCACGAACCATTCAACTTTCATTCAAGGAATTTGATGAGTCACACCTTAAGTAAGTTTCAGCACTATTTCAGTACAATTTTCAGCATAATCTAAGCACAAGTTAAGCACCATTTCAGCACTATTTCAACACCATTTTAACATCATTTACAAAGCCAAATTGGCCAATTTTTGTATTGGAATAGAAGAATTAAATGAGGATCATATTTTAATTGGGAGAGAAATACATCCTCCTAGGATAATAAGGGATGGGACAGTGCGATTAACATTTTAAGCACAAATATGTGGTTAAAGTTGGATGACAAAGTTAATTTTGTTGACAAAAATATGACGAGGGCTAAATATAACTTTTTATTGAGTGGATAGGgaaaaataagacttttttgttttttctgttTCTAAAAATCTTAGAAGAAATAAAAGGTAAGTTAAGAAGAGAGGAAGTGTAATTTAATCAAGTAACACTTACAACTActtatgttaaatatattttgatagatGTGTCAAAACTTGAGgaagaaataataatttgaaacatCTTTTAAGAATATTGAGACATTATGACAAATTACATGTGGCATAAAGTAACTCCTCTAGTTACTCCTCTACGCGAATAGAGAGAGAGGAGACTCGGGAAGATCGTTGCagtgaaaattgaaaatttctaGCCTTGTAGTAATGCACAAATGTTATATCATATtggaataaatataaaagaaaaaaatctagcCTAGTATAAAAGGATTAATATCCTTGAATTAGTCACAACTACAATTTAGTCAAATAACACTTCTAATTACTATTATTAAATGATTTTTTCGTAGATGTGCCAAAACATAAGGAGTAATATTTTGACATatctatcaaaattaaaatatcttgAGGTCATGAAAAATGACATGTGACAGAAAATAACTTATCTAATTACTCCTCAATGAGAATTGAGAAAGAGGAGACTGGGGAAGATTGGGGTTAAAATTTGAGATAAGGCGCAAGTAGATCTCCCCGACCCCACCCCCACTTTTCCTAATTATACCCGAAGTTTCTATCACACACCTAAGCTTTACAGAGATCCTGTTACCCCCCCTCCCCtcctaaacttatttttttttcatacttcTCTTGTGTTGACATGGCTATCAAGTCAACACAAAAGGAGCACAAAAGTATTTGCTACTTGGCAGTCACGTCAGCAAAAAGGagcacaaaaatacaaaaaaaaaatgagtttaaaaggGTAATAGGACCCATAAAGTTTAGTGTGTCATAGCACAGGGGATACTTGTGCATTATCTCTTAAAATTGAGTATGTCTAGTCTAGTAATATAATATCCCATAGTTGTATCACTCAAAAATGCTCTCTAAAATGACCTTTAGGGACTCCGTATCGATGGTAAGCCATCTTAGATGTTGTGAAAGGTGTTGGGGGTGTTTTAGGACATTGAAATTGAGTGTGCATCGTAAGGTAGACCCCATGCTAAGGCCATGCATCGCATAGCCATCGCTAACAATTACTAGAATGGCTAGGCGATTGACATGCGTCGCCCACTTGGGGCTAGGTAATGGGCATGTATCGCCCACTTGGGGTTGTGCAATGGTTGTGTGTTACAAACCTTGGCCTGTGCCATTGCTGTGCACTGCATGGAAAAGGTAAAGCAGCATAAGTACTCCATTTTGTATTATTTGAAGGTAAAAAGGCCTTTTAGTCCTCCCATAtccatttcaaaatcaatatgGATGAAATTAAGGTCCTTAATCATGTATTAACACTCACAAAATCCCCAATTCATCTACCTTAAACAAAAGAGGATAAAACTAACTAGGGTTTGAGAAATTAAGCCTCAACGATTAGAGTTTCTCGATGTTTTCATCAATTCAATGGTACGTGGGACAATCTTAAACCTCATGGtcataatttattgttttaaaCAAGCTTTAAAGGTATATAATTATCCTTACGAAATGGGTTTCCAAAGTATTGATGAACATACATTGAAAATTTTGTTTTATGATGAAGAGTTGTAGAAATTGTGGTGTTGTTCCCTAAATTTGAAATGTCTTCATCTGTTCATGTGCTATTAAGTGAGAAGTgatatgagagcatgatttataGAATTCCATCTCTAGTTATGAAATTCATTGTCTTAATTTGTTGCGGTTGTTTATACAAAGGGTTGAAAGCTTTAGTATAAATGTTTCACTATCAATTATGGATTTGCATCACTTTATAATCAATGAGAGGgttttttataaatttgtatatgCTTTGGTGTCATGATAAAGAATTGTATGAAATTTATGAATAAGATGACCACCGTATGTTGTagtattgaaaagagagtgtttttggcacaagtttccatgtgttttgaaattagaatCTTCATGTGATgttaaatcttttgggtggtcattaacaAGCTATGAAATAAGAAGGGCAGTAGATATGATGTGATATGAAATGaaagacttgcaagtctgggtatcaCGATAACCTGTTATGATATACCCTAAACAGAATAAGAAATAAACTATTTATAAGAAGGAAGTTTCATTTTTAAGAGTCCAAAAGgtggcataaagagagttagatggttacccgaagaaggcacaacttcagataactcatttcccaaaatcaACTTTTGCCTACACAGGTTTTATTTTGTCCTGAAATAAGGGGATTATACGCTGGTGACATCCTTGTTGCATAGTAGAGGGTAGAGACTCCATCCCTTGCgtcaaacttgggttgggggcttagctTCCAAGTTAAGGACGAATTtcatatagcctatggaattaaaagattgtagggtgtaccatctagctcagaagtaaaataaagagttgagtaataattataagaaaatattttgaatctcatcaaattatgcccatgtgttttcatttaccttactaaattgatttatgaaattcTCCCACTTATGTTGCATGAAATctatgttatttttggattataCTACGTACTAGTACTTTCGAGTATTGACCCTTTATATTTAAGGTTCAAAGGCCCAGTCCCGTGGTCCTGCAAACCAGTAGATTGTTCCAAgagttcagagttggtgagcctcccttacttcggaaggcatCCTATGCAtgttttagttttcagttattttatg encodes:
- the LOC107848887 gene encoding high mobility group B protein 9-like; this translates as MSFQAEGTIYGKFDDGYLVSIKLGSEVLNGVLYHQYQQAPSSSSGLSGQTCHSVAPSNSGLGNKRRKTRDANFPKSSGYNFFVAEQHSMLKSLRLRRGKEFTKKIAQSWYNLSPEEKKVYQIYGIEDKERYQRELKEYKKER